The Camelina sativa cultivar DH55 chromosome 14, Cs, whole genome shotgun sequence genome includes a window with the following:
- the LOC109125070 gene encoding cytochrome P450 76C2-like, producing the protein MVTGYQDSLGNPDLANFFPFLRFLDLQGNSRKIRGAQRACFRDFLDALIDLQQGDEPEINIDEIEHLRLDLFVAGTDTNSSTVEWAMAELLGNPKTMTKVQEEINHVIGQNGDFQESDISKLPYLQAVIKETFRLHPAAPFLLPRKAETDVEILRFHVLKDSQVLVNVWAIGRDLRLLETNQLDIWLNFNALIMS; encoded by the exons ATGGTGACTGGTTACCAGGATTCCCTCGGGAACCCAGACCTTGCTAACTTCTTCCCTTTTTTGCGGTTTCTTGACTTGCAAGGCAATAGTAGGAAGATAAGGGGTGCTCAGAGAGCTTGTTTCAG AGACTTCTTGGATGCGCTTATCGATCTCCAACAAGGAGATGAACCTGAAATCAACATTGACGAGATCGAACATCTACGTCTT GATCTGTTTGTAGCGGGGACAGATACAAACTCTAGTACCGTGGAATGGGCAATGGCAGAGTTACTTGGAAACCCGAAAACGATGACAAAAGTTCAAGAAGAGATCAATCATGTGATAGGGCAAAACGGCGACTTCCAAGAGTCTGATATCTCAAAACTGCCGTATTTACAAGCGGTCATTAAAGAAACATTCCGATTACACCCGGCTGCTCCATTTCTCCTCCCAAGAAAAGCCGAAACCGACGTAGAGATTCTTAGATTCCATGTGCTTAAAGATTCTCAGGTTCTTGTGAACGTCTGGGCCATAGGAAGAGaccttaggttgttagaaacaaatcaacttgatatttggcttaacttcaATGCATTGATCAtgtcttga
- the LOC104743759 gene encoding cytochrome P450 76C4-like, with protein sequence MDIISGQSMFLLFCFVLSCFLFFTTARSRRSLSQVSISPPGPPRLPIIGNIHLVGKNPHHSFTNLSKTYGPVMSLKLGCLNSVVIASRDAAREVLRTHDLLLSARYISEATRSNNHHEFSVGWLHPSSPRFRMLRRLWVTQLFSPQRIEATKSLRMKKVQELVNYMSESSERGEALDISRASFVTSLNIISNILFSVDLGSYA encoded by the exons ATGGACATCATCTCAGGACAATCTATGTTTCTCCTCTTCTGTTTCGttttatcatgttttcttttcttcaccaCCGCAAGATCCCGCCGGAGCCTTAGTCAAGTTTCCATATCACCTCCGGGACCTCCACGGTTACCCATAATCGGAAACATCCATCTTGTCGGAAAGAACCCACACCACTCGTTCACGAACCTCTCGAAAACATATGGACCAGTTATGAGTCTTAAGCTTGGATGTTTAAACTCAGTGGTCATAGCATCAAGAGACGCAGCGAGAGAAGTACTAAGAACACACGACCTACTCTTGTCTGCACGGTACATAAGTGAAGCGACACGATCCAACAATCATCATGAATTTTCCGTTGGTTGGCTTCATCCATCGTCTCCTCGTTTCAG AATGCTGAGGAGATTATGGGTTACTCAGCTGTTCTCACCGCAGCGTATCGAGGCTACCAAATCTTTGAGGATGAAGAAGGTGCAAGAACTTGTCAACTACATGAGTGAAAGCAGTGAGAGAGGAGAAGCTCTTGATATTTCTCGTGCATCCTTCGTCACATCTCTCAATATCATAtcgaatattttgttttcagtcGATCTCGGTAGTTATGCTTAG
- the LOC104741953 gene encoding uncharacterized protein LOC104741953, whose amino-acid sequence MDSFSTSDFSPGTSSLKRNSGDVGWEYGTLYDPKNPDRVKCKLCGKAMGGGVYRIKEHIAHRKGNVSSCPRSTKEDQSKCMKAILEAKNKKRRMNRETDLFSFAVGINNERDREDDELVDIVQGPMDKFVTPEDSLGGETGQEIGNDLVVHQYCARWIYDSGIAFNVVESDSFRLFCEALGRFGTGWVPPSQCELRGTLLKEEEEVITEKLKSVEVEREYYGCSVLIDAWSSGTKKNVVNFCVNSREGTSFVSSKEVSKESQTGAFIFEYVDKCIEDVGAEKVVQVITDCAENNLAAARMLKEKRPGIFWSACAADTVKLMLEDIVKLPKISKYIDKAKAVTTFIYGHEKTLAMMRCRIKERGTVRRGVTKFATTFLTLQSLLENKEQVKFMFVSDEWDRCKESKYVKGRSSYYTCLSPAFWNGVERVVKVLEPLVNVLRMVDGEKKPSMGFVYGELVEAKRSIKGATNNLEKYYQPIIEIIDEKIKGRLDTPLHLTAYLLNPFYFYNEPTVQLDARLMTGFLNCVETFYHGEFEKQGNVVNEFKKYEDKLGFFGKPLAIRGCEQNTDKFEPGNWWSTYGTGVPNLFKLAMRILTLTSSSSGCQRNWSTFEEIHKSERNRLDVDQMNSLVYVQFNSKLFNKRKRIKEDNADVLVDGDDEDVEEWFMELDGEGEENELIEDGDDHPFHIEFESEDEQV is encoded by the exons ATGGATTCGTTTTCGACATCGGATTTTTCACCGGGAACGTCGTCGTTGAAACGGAACTCTGGTGATGTTGGATGGGAATACGGAACTTTGTATGACCCGAAGAATCCAGATAGAGTGAAATGCAAGCTGTGTGGGAAAGCAATGGGAGGAGGTGTGTATAGGATTAAGGAGCATATCGCTCACCGTAAAGGGAATGTATCCTCGTGTCCGCGGTCTACGAAAGAAGACCAGTCCAAATGTATGAAAGCGATCTTGGAAgcgaagaacaagaagaggagaATGAATAGAGAAACGGATTTGTTTAGTTTCGCGGTTGGTATTAACAATGAGAGGgatagagaagatgatgaattgGTGGATATAGTTCAAGGTCCGATGGATAAGTTCGTTACTCCTGAGGATTCTTTAGGTGGTGAGACAGGACAAGAAATAGGTAATGATTTGGTTGTGCATCAGTATTGTGCTAGATGGATATATGATTCTGGTATTGCTTTTAATGTCGTTGAGAGCGATTCGTTTAGGTTGTTTTGTGAAGCTTTAGGAAGGTTTGGAACTGGTTGGGTTCCACCAAGCCAGTGTGAACTTAGGGGTACATTGttaaaggaggaagaagaagttattACTGAGAAACTTAAGAGTGTAGAGGTAGAACGGGAATATTATGGTTGTTCTGTACTGATAGATGCATGGAGTAGTGGCACAAAGAAGAACGTTGTGAATTTTTGTGTCAATTCAAGAGAAGGGactagttttgtttcttctaaagAGGTCTCGAAGGAATCTCAGACTGGTGCGTTTATCTTTGAGTATGTTGATAAATGCATAGAAGATGTTGGTGCTGAGAAAGTTGTTCAGGTGATAACTGACTGTGCGGAGAACAACTTGGCAGCTGCAAGGAtgttgaaagagaagagacCAGGTATATTTTGGTCAGCATGCGCTGCTGATACTGTTAAATTGATGCTTGAAGACATTGTTAAGTTGCCAAAGATTTCAAAGTACATTGATAAAGCTAAAGCTGTGACCACGTTCATATATGGTCATGAAAAAACGTTAGCTATGATGAGATGTCGTATAAAGGAAAGGGGTACTGTAAGGCGTGGAGTCACAAAATTTGCTACAACCTTCTTGACGTTGCAAAGCTTGTTGGAGAATAAAGAACAGGTTAAATTTATGTTTGTTAGTGATGAATGGGACAGATGCAAGGAATCCAAATATGTAAAGGGTAGAAGTTCTTACTACACCTGTTTAAGTCCTGCGTTTTGGAATGGGGTTGAACGAGTTGTGAAGGTTTTGGAGCCTTTGGTTAACGTTCTTAGGATGGTCGATGGAGAGAAAAAACCTTCAATGGGGTTTGTTTATGGAGAATTAGTAGAAGCGAAAAGATCTATCAAAGGGGCTACTAATAATTTGGAAAAGTATTACCAACCTATCATTGAGATCATTGATGAGAAAATCAAAGGTAGGTTGGATACTCCATTACATTTGACTGCCTACTTGTTGAACCCGTTTTACTTCTATAACGAACCAACCGTTCAGCTGGATGCGAGACTCATGACTGGCTTTCTCAATTGTGTTGAGACTTTTTACCATGGTGAGTTCGAGAAACAAGGTAACGTTGTCAAtgagtttaaaaaatatgagGATAAACTTGGATTTTTTGGAAAGCCTCTTGCTATAAGAGGATGTGAACAGAACACCGATAAGTTTGAACCAG GGAATTGGTGGTCAACATACGGAACAGGTGTGCCTAATTTGTTTAAACTAGCAATGAGGATTCTCACTTTGACTTCTAGTTCATCTGGTTGTCAACGAAACTGGAGTACTTTCGAAgag ATTCACAAAAGTGAGAGGAATAGACTAGACGTTGATCAAATGAACAGTCTAGTATATGTGCAATTCAATTCAAAGTTATTCAACAAGCGAAAGAGGATCAAAGAGGACAATGCTGATGTGCTCGTTGATGGTGATGACGAAGATGTAGAGGAGTGGTTTATGGAGCtggatggagaaggagaagaaaatgaactTATTGAAGATGGTGATGATCATCCCTTCCACATTGAGTTTGAATCAGAGGATGAGCAAGTGTGA
- the LOC104743761 gene encoding uncharacterized protein LOC104743761, with translation MFDVEFSYLPTEVKVDCPPVVVTNDRGMKNFLAYLKKINMIRLCVTFKRVVDEGDRSKVQFDLNKFPVDSSDGCNVEVDVGKSVGVISRNSPKPTNDVLEKHTDANLVDAAGFKLEDSMVKKGEYFSSKEALQATMEMYAMKYNCDYRITKSDKRWWCIRCIDSVCNWRLRAECLQASTYFKINKFVGNHTCAPSKKNSFCRTPSARTIGHLIKQSYEGVKEGPKPNDIVNIIRSRYGCELTYHQAWESREYAVNEVRGIPEKSYAKIPKYLHMLQEANPGTFTNYEIDFDGRFKYLFISFGQSTRGFYKSMRKVIVVDGTFLKNKYKGVLLVATAVDGNSNLYPIAFGIADSENDYRHTSIAKSIGNIYPLAKHGICIHHLLSNVITYHKGRGVAEEADVTKWARCHFPGYRYDINTNNAAESINAALRTPREYPIIPLLDSIREMMTRWFYESRELSAKHKDPLTVEVEKKISRRIEKGKFMNGYLMSRSQIQVKGNGVDYIVDLERRTCSCGKFSIQKLPCRHAIKGAFDIGKDLYPYADDVYTTTAWRSQYEETVNPIGVPEEEWRVPQYVEDAKGQRDISVRGVAKKGITERLVIS, from the exons atgtttgatgtggaattcagtTATCTACCCACAGAGGTTAAAGTTGATTGTCCTCCTGTTGTTGTGACAAATGATAGAGGTATGAAaaattttcttgcatatctgaaaaagataaacatgattCGGTTGTGTGTTACTTTCAAAAGAGTAGTTGATGAAGGTGATAGGAGTAAAGTCCAGTTCGATCTGAATAAGTTCCCAGTTGATAGTAGCGATGGTTGTAATGTGGAAGTTGATGTGGGAAAATCAGTAGGTGTTATTTCAAGGAATTCACCAAAGCCGACTAATGATGTATTAGAAAAGCATACTGATGCTAATCTTGTTGATGCTGCTGGTTTTaagttggaagattcaatggtaAAAAAGGGTGAATATTTCAGCAGTAAGGAAGCTTTACAGGCTACTAtggaaatgtatgcaatgaaaTATAACTGCGACTACAGgattacaaaatctgataagAGATGGTGGTGTATACGCTGCATTGATAGTGTTTGTAATTGGCGTCTCCGGGCTGAGTGTTTACAAGCgtctacatatttcaaaatcaacaagtttgtgggtaACCATACATGTGccccttcaaaaaaaaactcattttgtaGGACTCCATCTGCAAGAACAATTGGACATCTCATTAAGCAAAGCTATGAGGGTGTGAAGGAAGGTCCTAAACCGAATGATATAGTTAATATTATTCGTTCAAGGTACGGCTGCGAGCTAACATATCACCAAGCTTGGGAGTCTCGGGAGTATGCAGTTAACGAAGTTAGAGGAATTCCTGAGAAAAGTTATGCTAAGATTCCAAAATACTTGCACATGCTACAAGAAGCGAATCCTGGTACGTTCACGAATTATGAAATTGACTTTGATGGAAGatttaaatatctatttatttcttttggtcaatcAACAAGAGGGTTCTACAAGTCAATGCGGAAAGTGATAGTAGTTGATGgtacatttttgaagaataaatacaAAGGGGTTCTCCTAGTTGCTACAGCTGTAGATGGTAACTCCAATTTGTATCCAATCGCATTTGGaattgctgattctgagaatgatt ATAGACATACATCGATTGCTAAATCAATTGGAAACATCTATCCATTGGCTAAACATGGTATTTGCATCCACCACTTGCTTAGCAATGTGATAACATATCATAAGGGAAGAGGTGTCGCTG AGGAAGCTGATGTGACAAAATGGGCTCGCTGTCATTTTCCGGGTTATAGGTATGATATTAACACCAACAATGCAGCTGAATCAATTAATGCTGCTTTGAGGACACCCAGAGAGTATCCAATAATTCCTTTGTTAGACAGCATCAGAGAAATGATGACACGCTGGTTTTATGAGAGTAGAGAGTTAAGTGCAAAGCATAAAGATCCTTTAACTGTTGAGGTggagaaaaagatttcaagaagaatagagaaaggTAAATTCATGAACGGTTATTTGATGAGCAGATCGCAGATCCAGGTTAAAGGTAATGGAGTAGACTACATTGTTGACTTAGAAAGAAGGACTTGTTCATGTGGAAAGTTCAGCATCCAAAAACTCCCTTGTAGACATGCTATAAAAGGAGCTTTTGATATAGGCAAGGATCTATATCCTTATGCTGATGATGTGTATACCACTACTGCATGGAGATCGCAATATGAGGAAACTGTTAATCCAATAGGTGTTCCTGAAGAAGAATGGCGAGTCCCACAGTATgttgaagatgcaaaa GGTCAAAGAGACATAAGTGTGCGCGGTGTGGCAAAGAAGGGCATAACAGAACGACTTGTGATATCGTGA